The sequence CCGGCGCCCGGCCAGGATTTGCTGCCCGATTGTGGCGCGCTCACGGCAGCGTTCGAAGCAGCCACCGGTGTCACACCGCTGGTCATCGGCAAACCGGAGCCGTTTATCTATCGCGACATTATGCAGCGTTTCTCAATTCAACCCCATCAACTTGCCATGGTGGGAGACCGGCTGGAAACCGATAT is a genomic window of Cytophagia bacterium CHB2 containing:
- a CDS encoding HAD family hydrolase produces the protein MVLGFDLTFTWQKFDAACRFIRRGATFIATHPDKNCPAPGQDLLPDCGALTAAFEAATGVTPLVIGKPEPFIYRDIMQRFSIQPHQLAMVGDRLETD